Proteins encoded within one genomic window of Candidatus Berkiella cookevillensis:
- a CDS encoding Ulp1 family isopeptidase, which produces MKTQNNIYEISDLLCLTETLDRCYAAVSATFSQPQVPYSHRLLLPLLTREFTIERAWFNEEIVNDFFKTLIKFSPKIAVISSQTTRRVNFDLAKTQLIFWPLLVNSHWHLIIIDQSYAAKQDISIYMLDSYNLFQNDDSFDIYRQYAYPLVKQLLPGVLDEQLIAEHIQIPSQLNDYDCGPAICYWAKIFAQHYCSHGQTPTTEELKHYMMDYTKFRKEIAKTIIAQKALN; this is translated from the coding sequence ATGAAAACACAAAATAATATATATGAAATAAGTGATTTACTTTGCCTAACAGAAACATTAGATCGCTGTTATGCTGCAGTGTCAGCAACCTTCAGTCAGCCGCAAGTGCCGTATAGTCACAGATTATTGCTGCCCTTACTGACACGGGAGTTTACAATAGAACGTGCTTGGTTTAATGAAGAGATTGTGAACGATTTCTTTAAAACATTGATCAAATTTAGTCCTAAAATAGCGGTAATCTCAAGCCAAACAACACGGCGCGTTAATTTTGATCTTGCAAAAACGCAGCTAATATTTTGGCCTCTTCTTGTGAATAGCCATTGGCATTTAATTATCATTGATCAATCGTATGCTGCTAAGCAGGATATTAGTATTTATATGCTAGATAGTTATAATTTATTCCAAAATGATGATAGCTTTGATATCTATCGGCAATATGCCTACCCTTTAGTGAAGCAATTGTTGCCAGGTGTGCTTGATGAACAGCTAATTGCAGAACACATCCAAATCCCAAGCCAATTAAATGATTATGACTGTGGGCCGGCGATTTGCTATTGGGCTAAGATATTTGCACAGCACTATTGTTCGCACGGACAAACGCCGACTACGGAAGAATTAAAGCATTATATGATGGACTATACAAAATTCAGAAAAGAAATTGCTAAGACCATTATTGCACAAAAGGCTTTAAATTAG